The following coding sequences lie in one Verrucomicrobiales bacterium genomic window:
- a CDS encoding RNA-directed DNA polymerase, protein MSVARFIARATLRWRADPLTHNGTRWSTVPLSTLMEFANQVARQLAIAIQQGRIEEEALVQRIREHCLGRQRWLRSFARRFVAHFGEGRRWRRLRMERFILKDAGFRRAVAMSQLSLRSGINPAPGMCPAAGAPEHWKLPELATTGDLARWLNLEPGELAWFSDSRTQEQTLPEGPLRHYRYHWVLKRGGSARLLECPKQRLKLFQRHVLFQLLNRIPIHPAAHGFQAGRSVQSFAQPHVGREIVMRLDLQDFFPSVMKSRVLAIFLTAGYPEPVAAMLAGLCTNASPFAVLSSCPATVHPTQRCHLKDLYRRPHLPQGAPTSAALANLAAFRLDLRLHGLAKAAGAAYTRYADDLVFSGDSAFARMVERFYIQVCAIALEEGFAVQTRKTRMMRRSVSQRAVGLVLNDRLNTPRREFDCLKAILHNCVVQGVAAQNRADHPRFKEHLAGRIAYMESINPGRGIRLRRDFDRIIWPDPT, encoded by the coding sequence CGCTCACGCACAACGGGACGCGTTGGAGCACTGTCCCGCTTTCTACTCTCATGGAGTTTGCCAATCAGGTGGCGCGACAGTTGGCGATTGCGATCCAACAGGGGAGGATCGAGGAGGAGGCGTTGGTGCAGCGAATCAGGGAACACTGTCTGGGACGGCAGCGGTGGTTGCGGTCCTTTGCCAGGCGATTCGTGGCTCATTTCGGGGAAGGTCGTCGCTGGCGTCGGCTTCGGATGGAACGGTTCATTCTCAAGGACGCGGGATTTCGCAGAGCGGTGGCCATGTCCCAGCTAAGCCTCCGGAGTGGGATCAACCCCGCACCCGGCATGTGCCCGGCAGCCGGTGCCCCAGAACATTGGAAGCTTCCCGAGTTGGCGACCACGGGTGACCTGGCTCGCTGGCTCAACCTCGAACCCGGCGAGTTGGCTTGGTTCTCAGATAGCCGAACTCAGGAGCAAACCCTACCCGAGGGACCACTTCGGCATTACCGCTACCATTGGGTCCTCAAGCGAGGAGGTTCAGCGCGCCTGCTGGAGTGTCCCAAACAGCGGCTCAAACTCTTCCAACGGCACGTGCTTTTCCAACTGCTGAATCGTATCCCCATTCACCCGGCGGCCCACGGGTTCCAAGCCGGACGATCCGTCCAAAGCTTCGCCCAGCCCCATGTGGGACGTGAGATCGTGATGCGATTGGATCTGCAGGACTTTTTCCCATCGGTCATGAAATCCCGTGTGTTGGCGATCTTCCTGACCGCTGGCTATCCCGAACCAGTCGCGGCAATGTTGGCGGGACTTTGCACCAATGCTTCGCCATTCGCAGTCCTAAGTTCCTGTCCCGCCACCGTTCACCCCACGCAACGGTGCCACTTGAAGGACCTCTACCGACGTCCCCATCTCCCTCAGGGGGCACCAACCTCCGCCGCTTTGGCGAACCTTGCCGCGTTTCGCTTAGACTTGCGGCTGCACGGGTTGGCGAAAGCTGCTGGGGCGGCTTACACCCGCTATGCCGATGATTTGGTGTTTTCTGGGGACAGTGCCTTTGCCCGGATGGTTGAGCGCTTTTACATTCAGGTCTGTGCCATCGCTCTGGAGGAAGGCTTTGCGGTGCAAACGCGAAAAACCCGAATGATGCGGCGGTCCGTTTCACAGCGGGCGGTCGGATTAGTGCTCAATGACCGGTTGAACACACCCCGCCGAGAGTTTGATTGTCTCAAGGCGATCCTGCACAACTGCGTGGTGCAGGGGGTCGCCGCGCAAAATCGTGCGGATCATCCCCGATTCAAGGAACACCTGGCGGGGCGCATCGCCTACATGGAGTCGATAAATCCTGGGCGGGGGATCCGGCTCCGACGTGACTTTGATCGGATCATCTGGCCGGACCCGACGTGA